From the genome of Mesorhizobium japonicum MAFF 303099, one region includes:
- the nusG gene encoding transcription termination/antitermination protein NusG, which yields MAARWYIVHAYSNFEKKVAEDIENKAKQKGLSADIEQIVVPTEKVVEVRRGRKVDAERKFFPGYVLLKANLTDAVFSLVKNTPKVTGFLGDSKPVPITEAEAQRILNQVQEGVERPKPSVTFEIGEAIRVSDGPFASFNGFVQEVDEERARLKVEVSIFGRAVPVDLEFGQVEKG from the coding sequence ATGGCTGCGCGCTGGTACATCGTCCACGCTTATTCGAACTTTGAAAAGAAGGTCGCCGAGGATATCGAGAACAAGGCCAAGCAGAAGGGCCTGTCCGCCGATATCGAGCAGATCGTGGTGCCGACCGAGAAGGTGGTCGAGGTTCGTCGTGGCCGCAAGGTCGATGCCGAGCGCAAATTCTTCCCGGGCTATGTGCTCCTGAAGGCCAATTTGACCGACGCCGTGTTCTCGCTGGTGAAGAACACGCCGAAGGTCACCGGCTTTCTCGGCGACTCCAAGCCGGTGCCGATCACCGAGGCGGAAGCGCAGCGCATCCTGAACCAGGTGCAGGAAGGCGTCGAGCGGCCGAAGCCCTCGGTCACGTTCGAGATCGGCGAGGCGATCCGCGTTTCGGACGGTCCTTTCGCGTCGTTCAACGGCTTCGTCCAGGAAGTGGACGAGGAGCGGGCGCGGCTCAAGGTGGAAGTTTCGATCTTCGGGCGCGCCGTGCCTGTCGATCTGGAATTCGGACAGGTCGAAAAGGGCTGA
- the rplJ gene encoding 50S ribosomal protein L10, with amino-acid sequence MDRAEKRELVTGLNEAFGNAGSVVVAHYAGITVAQMNDLRSKMRAAGGTVKVAKNRLAKIALQGTDSASIIDLFKGQTLIAYSEDPIAAPKVASDFAKGNDKLVILGGAMGTTSLNADGVKALATLPSLDELRAKLVGMIATPATRIAQIVNAPAASVARVIGAYARKDEAA; translated from the coding sequence GTGGACAGAGCGGAAAAACGCGAACTCGTCACGGGCCTGAACGAAGCGTTCGGAAACGCAGGTTCAGTGGTCGTGGCCCACTATGCCGGTATCACCGTCGCGCAAATGAACGACCTTCGGTCGAAAATGCGCGCCGCCGGTGGCACCGTTAAAGTCGCGAAGAACCGTCTCGCCAAAATCGCTCTTCAGGGCACGGACTCCGCATCGATCATCGACCTGTTCAAGGGACAGACGCTGATTGCTTATTCGGAGGATCCGATTGCGGCGCCGAAGGTCGCGTCCGATTTCGCCAAGGGAAATGACAAGCTCGTCATTCTCGGCGGCGCAATGGGCACCACCTCGCTCAATGCCGACGGTGTGAAGGCACTCGCCACACTTCCGTCGCTCGATGAGCTGCGCGCCAAGCTGGTTGGCATGATCGCCACGCCGGCAACCCGGATCGCCCAGATCGTCAATGCGCCAGCGGCCTCGGTCGCGCGCGTCATCGGCGCTTACGCCCGGAAGGACGAGGCGGCATGA
- the rplA gene encoding 50S ribosomal protein L1, which produces MAKIAKRVSKTREGIDPNKAYALGEALKLLKDRSSVKFDETVEVAMNLGVDPRHADQMVRGVVNLPNGTGRSVRVAVFARGDKAEEAKAAGADIVGAEDLVDIVQKGTIDFDRCIATPDMMPLVGRLGKVLGPRGMMPNPKVGTVTTDVAAAVKASKGGAVEFRVEKAGIVHAGVGKVSFDVKALEENIRAFADAVTKAKPAGAKGNYVKKVSVTSTMGPGLKLDVSTLAAS; this is translated from the coding sequence ATGGCAAAGATTGCAAAGCGTGTATCGAAGACCCGCGAAGGCATCGATCCCAACAAGGCTTACGCCCTGGGTGAAGCGCTGAAGCTGCTCAAGGACCGTTCCTCGGTCAAGTTCGACGAGACAGTCGAAGTCGCCATGAACCTCGGCGTCGACCCGCGCCATGCCGACCAGATGGTGCGCGGCGTGGTCAACCTGCCGAACGGCACCGGCCGCTCGGTTCGCGTCGCCGTGTTCGCCCGTGGTGACAAGGCCGAGGAAGCCAAGGCCGCCGGCGCCGACATCGTCGGTGCGGAGGACCTGGTCGACATCGTCCAGAAGGGCACGATCGATTTCGATCGCTGCATCGCCACGCCGGACATGATGCCGCTGGTCGGCCGTCTCGGTAAGGTGCTCGGCCCGCGCGGCATGATGCCGAACCCGAAGGTTGGCACCGTCACCACCGACGTCGCCGCTGCCGTCAAGGCATCGAAGGGCGGCGCGGTCGAGTTCCGCGTCGAGAAGGCCGGCATCGTTCACGCCGGCGTCGGCAAGGTTTCGTTCGACGTCAAGGCGCTGGAAGAGAACATCCGCGCCTTCGCCGATGCGGTGACCAAGGCAAAGCCGGCTGGCGCCAAGGGCAACTACGTCAAGAAGGTGTCGGTCACCTCGACGATGGGCCCGGGCCTCAAGCTCGACGTCTCGACGCTCGCAGCGTCCTGA
- the rpoB gene encoding DNA-directed RNA polymerase subunit beta: MAQTQTFNGRRRVRKFFGKIPEVAEMPNLIEVQKASYDQFLMVDEPKGGRPDEGLQAVFKSVFPISDFSGSSMLEFVKYEFEGPKFDVDECRQRDLTYAAPLKVTLRLIVFDIDEDTGAKSIKDIKEQDVYMGDMPLMTLNGTFIVNGTERVIVSQMHRSPGVFFDHDKGKSHSSGKLLFAARVIPYRGSWLDIEFDSKDVVHARIDRRRKIPVTSLLMALGMDGEEILSTFYNKITYVRAGDHWRIPFNVERFRGLKAVGDLVDADTGEIVVEAGKKITARQARQLGEKGLKAIKATDEDLLGNYLAEDIVNYATGEIFLEAGDEIDEKTLKVLLGTGEQEIKVLDIDHVNVGAYIRNTLNVDKNESRQDALFDIYRVMRPGEPPTLETAEAMFNSLFFDSERYDLSAVGRVKMNMRLELKAEDTVRVLRKEDILAVVKTLVELRDGKGEIDDIDNLGNRRVRSVGELMENQYRVGLLRMERAIKERMSSIEIDTVMPQDLINAKPAAAAVREFFGSSQLSQFMDQTNPLSEITHKRRLSALGPGGLTRERAGFEVRDVHPTHYGRICPIETPEGPNIGLINSLATFARVNKYGFIESPYRKIVDGKLTNDVVYLSAMEEAKHHVAQANAELDKNGGFVDEFVICRSAGEVMMAPRENVDLMDVSPKQMVSVAAALIPFLENDDANRALMGSNMQRQAVPLVRAEAPFVGTGMEPIVARDSGAAIGARRGGIVDQVDATRIVIRATEDLDPGKSGVDIYRLMKFQRSNQNTCINQRPLVRMGDRVNKGDIIADGPSTELGDLALGRNVLVAFMPWNGYNYEDSILLSERIVADDVFTSIHIEEFEVMARDTKLGPEEITRDIPNVSEEALKNLDEAGIVYIGAEVQPGDILVGKITPKGESPMTPEEKLLRAIFGEKASDVRDTSMRMPPGTFGTVVEVRVFNRHGVEKDERAMAIEREEIERLAKDRDDEQAILDRNVYARLSDVLVGKEAIAGPKGFKKGSTLSKDTLDEYPRSQWWQFAVENEKLQSELEALRGQYDDSKKALEQRFMDKVEKVQRGDEMPPGVMKMVKVFVAVKRKMQPGDKMAGRHGNKGVVSRIVPVEDMPFLEDGTHADIVLNPLGVPSRMNVGQILETHLGWACAGMGKKIGELIDTYKAAGDIKPLRKTLESFMPANDRNEPIREYDDESIVRLSEQMRRGVSIATPVFDGAHEADINIMLEQAGLHTSGQSQLYDGRTGEPFDRKVTMGYIYMLKLHHLVDDKIHARSIGPYSLVTQQPLGGKAQFGGQRFGEMEVWALEAYGAAYTLQEMLTVKSDDVAGRTKVYEAIVRGDDTFEAGIPESFNVLVKEMRSLGLNVELENTKLDDAPVRLPDAAE, encoded by the coding sequence ATGGCCCAGACCCAGACTTTCAATGGCCGCAGACGCGTACGCAAGTTCTTCGGAAAGATTCCGGAAGTTGCGGAGATGCCGAACCTGATCGAGGTTCAGAAGGCATCCTATGACCAGTTCCTGATGGTGGACGAGCCCAAGGGCGGCCGTCCGGACGAGGGACTGCAGGCTGTTTTCAAGTCGGTCTTCCCGATCTCCGATTTTTCCGGCTCCTCGATGCTGGAGTTCGTGAAGTACGAGTTCGAAGGACCGAAATTCGACGTTGACGAATGCCGTCAGCGCGACCTGACCTATGCCGCGCCGCTGAAGGTGACGCTGCGCCTCATCGTGTTCGATATCGACGAGGATACCGGCGCCAAGTCGATCAAGGACATCAAGGAGCAGGACGTCTACATGGGCGACATGCCGCTCATGACCTTGAACGGCACCTTCATCGTCAACGGCACCGAGCGCGTCATCGTCTCGCAGATGCACCGTTCGCCGGGCGTCTTCTTCGACCACGACAAAGGCAAGTCGCACTCGTCGGGCAAGCTTCTGTTTGCCGCGCGCGTCATTCCCTATCGCGGCTCGTGGCTCGACATCGAGTTCGATTCCAAGGACGTCGTGCACGCCCGCATCGACCGCCGCCGCAAGATTCCGGTGACGTCGCTGTTGATGGCGCTCGGCATGGATGGCGAAGAGATCCTGTCGACCTTCTACAACAAGATCACCTATGTGCGCGCCGGCGACCACTGGCGTATTCCGTTCAACGTCGAGCGTTTCCGCGGCCTCAAGGCCGTCGGCGACCTGGTCGATGCCGATACGGGCGAGATCGTTGTCGAGGCCGGCAAGAAGATCACCGCCCGTCAGGCGCGCCAGCTCGGTGAGAAGGGCCTGAAGGCGATCAAGGCGACCGACGAGGATCTGCTCGGCAACTACCTGGCCGAGGACATCGTCAATTACGCCACCGGCGAGATCTTCCTTGAAGCCGGCGACGAGATCGACGAGAAGACCCTGAAGGTGCTGCTTGGCACCGGCGAGCAGGAGATCAAGGTTCTCGACATCGACCACGTCAATGTCGGCGCCTATATCCGCAACACGCTCAACGTCGACAAGAACGAGAGCCGCCAGGACGCGCTGTTCGACATCTATCGTGTCATGCGCCCGGGCGAGCCGCCGACGCTCGAGACCGCCGAAGCCATGTTCAACTCGCTGTTCTTCGACTCAGAGCGCTATGACCTGTCGGCTGTCGGCCGCGTCAAGATGAACATGCGCCTCGAGCTCAAGGCCGAGGACACCGTGCGCGTGCTGCGCAAGGAAGACATCCTGGCCGTGGTCAAGACGCTGGTCGAACTGCGCGACGGCAAGGGCGAGATCGACGACATCGACAATCTCGGCAACCGCCGCGTGCGTTCCGTCGGCGAGTTGATGGAGAACCAGTACCGCGTCGGCCTGTTGCGCATGGAGCGCGCGATCAAGGAGCGTATGTCCTCGATCGAGATCGACACGGTGATGCCGCAGGACCTGATCAACGCCAAGCCGGCGGCCGCCGCCGTGCGCGAGTTCTTCGGTTCCTCGCAGCTGTCGCAGTTCATGGACCAGACCAACCCGCTGTCGGAGATCACCCACAAGCGCCGCCTGTCGGCGCTTGGACCAGGCGGTCTGACCCGCGAGCGCGCCGGCTTCGAAGTGCGCGACGTGCACCCGACGCATTACGGCCGTATCTGCCCGATCGAGACGCCGGAAGGCCCGAATATCGGTCTGATCAACTCGCTGGCCACCTTCGCGCGCGTCAACAAGTACGGCTTTATCGAGAGCCCGTACCGCAAGATCGTCGATGGCAAGCTGACCAATGACGTCGTCTATCTCTCGGCGATGGAAGAAGCCAAGCACCATGTCGCGCAGGCCAACGCCGAGCTCGACAAGAATGGCGGCTTCGTCGACGAGTTCGTCATTTGCCGCAGTGCCGGCGAAGTGATGATGGCGCCGCGCGAGAATGTCGACCTGATGGACGTGTCGCCCAAGCAGATGGTGTCGGTGGCCGCGGCCCTGATCCCGTTCCTGGAAAACGACGACGCCAACCGTGCGCTGATGGGCTCGAACATGCAGCGTCAGGCCGTGCCGCTGGTGCGCGCCGAGGCGCCGTTTGTCGGCACCGGCATGGAGCCGATCGTTGCCCGTGACTCCGGCGCCGCCATCGGCGCCCGCCGCGGCGGCATCGTCGACCAGGTGGACGCGACGCGTATCGTTATCCGCGCGACGGAAGATCTCGATCCGGGCAAGTCCGGCGTCGACATCTACCGGCTGATGAAGTTCCAGCGTTCGAACCAGAACACCTGCATCAACCAGCGTCCGCTGGTGCGCATGGGTGACCGGGTCAACAAGGGCGACATCATCGCCGACGGTCCGTCGACCGAGCTCGGTGATTTGGCGCTCGGCCGCAACGTGCTGGTCGCGTTCATGCCGTGGAACGGCTACAACTACGAGGACTCGATCCTGCTCTCCGAGCGCATCGTCGCCGACGACGTCTTCACCTCGATCCACATCGAGGAGTTCGAGGTCATGGCGCGCGATACCAAGCTTGGTCCGGAGGAAATCACCCGCGACATTCCGAACGTTTCGGAAGAAGCGCTGAAGAACCTCGACGAAGCCGGCATCGTCTATATCGGCGCGGAAGTGCAGCCGGGCGACATCCTGGTCGGCAAGATCACGCCGAAGGGCGAGAGCCCGATGACGCCGGAAGAAAAGCTTCTGCGCGCCATCTTCGGTGAAAAGGCTTCCGACGTGCGCGACACTTCGATGCGCATGCCTCCGGGTACTTTCGGCACCGTCGTCGAGGTGCGCGTGTTCAATCGCCACGGTGTGGAGAAGGACGAGCGCGCCATGGCGATCGAGCGCGAGGAGATCGAACGCCTCGCCAAGGACCGCGACGACGAGCAGGCCATTTTGGACCGCAACGTCTACGCGCGTCTTTCCGACGTGCTCGTCGGCAAGGAAGCGATCGCTGGACCGAAGGGCTTCAAGAAGGGCTCGACGCTGTCCAAGGACACGCTCGACGAGTATCCGCGTTCGCAGTGGTGGCAGTTTGCCGTGGAGAATGAAAAGCTCCAGAGCGAACTGGAAGCCCTGCGTGGCCAGTACGACGACTCCAAGAAGGCGCTCGAACAGCGCTTCATGGACAAGGTCGAGAAGGTGCAGCGCGGCGACGAAATGCCTCCGGGCGTCATGAAGATGGTCAAGGTCTTCGTGGCGGTGAAGCGCAAGATGCAGCCGGGCGACAAGATGGCCGGCCGTCACGGCAACAAGGGTGTCGTGTCGCGCATCGTTCCGGTCGAGGACATGCCTTTCCTCGAGGACGGCACGCATGCCGATATCGTGCTCAACCCGCTGGGTGTGCCGAGCCGCATGAATGTCGGGCAGATCCTGGAAACGCATCTGGGCTGGGCCTGCGCGGGCATGGGCAAGAAGATCGGCGAGCTGATCGACACCTACAAGGCGGCGGGCGACATCAAGCCGCTGCGCAAGACGCTGGAAAGCTTCATGCCGGCCAATGACCGCAACGAGCCGATCCGCGAGTATGACGACGAGAGCATTGTTCGCCTCAGCGAGCAGATGCGCCGCGGCGTCTCGATCGCGACCCCGGTGTTCGACGGTGCGCACGAGGCTGACATCAACATCATGCTGGAGCAGGCGGGCCTGCACACCAGCGGTCAGTCGCAGCTCTATGACGGACGCACGGGCGAGCCGTTCGATCGCAAGGTGACGATGGGCTATATCTACATGCTCAAGCTTCACCACCTGGTGGACGACAAGATCCACGCGCGTTCGATCGGTCCGTACTCGCTCGTCACCCAGCAGCCGCTGGGCGGCAAGGCGCAGTTCGGTGGCCAGCGCTTCGGCGAAATGGAGGTCTGGGCGCTGGAAGCCTACGGCGCCGCCTACACGCTGCAGGAAATGCTGACGGTGAAGTCGGACGACGTCGCCGGCCGCACCAAGGTCTACGAGGCGATCGTGCGCGGCGACGACACGTTCGAGGCCGGGATTCCGGAGAGCTTCAACGTGCTCGTCAAGGAAATGCGGTCTCTCGGCCTCAATGTCGAGCTGGAGAACACCAAGCTCGACGACGCCCCTGTCCGGCTGCCCGACGCGGCCGAGTAA
- the secE gene encoding preprotein translocase subunit SecE yields MASKTTNPFVFLQQVRSETAKVTWPSRRETMISTVMVLAFAVIAMIFFFSADQLMGLAIEQILGIGR; encoded by the coding sequence ATGGCTTCGAAAACCACAAATCCTTTCGTCTTTCTCCAGCAGGTTCGCTCGGAGACCGCCAAGGTGACTTGGCCGTCGCGGCGCGAAACGATGATCTCGACGGTGATGGTTCTGGCCTTCGCCGTGATTGCGATGATCTTTTTCTTTAGCGCCGATCAGTTGATGGGCCTCGCGATCGAACAGATTCTGGGCATTGGACGCTAA
- the rplK gene encoding 50S ribosomal protein L11, with product MAKKIAGQLKLQVSAGSATPSPPIGPALGQRGINIMEFCKAFNAQTQEMEKGSPVPVVITYYQDKSFTFVMKTPPVSYFLKKAANLKSGSKEPGKVKAGTVSRDKVREIATAKMKDLNANDVEAAMRMVEGSARSMGLEVVG from the coding sequence ATGGCTAAGAAAATTGCAGGCCAGCTCAAGCTTCAGGTCTCCGCGGGTTCGGCTACGCCGTCGCCCCCGATCGGCCCGGCGCTTGGTCAGCGCGGCATCAACATCATGGAGTTCTGCAAGGCGTTCAACGCGCAGACCCAGGAAATGGAAAAGGGATCGCCGGTTCCGGTCGTCATCACCTACTATCAGGACAAGTCGTTCACCTTCGTCATGAAGACGCCGCCAGTGAGCTACTTCCTGAAGAAGGCCGCGAACCTGAAGTCGGGCTCGAAGGAGCCGGGCAAGGTCAAGGCTGGCACCGTTTCGCGCGACAAGGTGCGCGAAATCGCGACCGCCAAGATGAAGGATCTGAACGCAAACGACGTCGAGGCGGCCATGCGCATGGTCGAGGGCTCCGCCCGCTCGATGGGTCTGGAAGTGGTGGGCTGA
- the rplL gene encoding 50S ribosomal protein L7/L12 gives MADLAKIVDDLSKLTVLEAAELSKLLEEKWGVSAAAPVAVAAAGGAAAAAAPAEEKTEFDVVLTDAGAQKINVIKEVRAITGLGLKEAKDLVEAAPKPVKEGVSKADADKFKAQLEAAGAKVDLK, from the coding sequence ATGGCTGATCTCGCAAAGATCGTAGACGACCTTTCGAAGCTGACCGTCCTCGAGGCGGCCGAGCTGTCGAAGCTTCTGGAAGAAAAGTGGGGCGTTTCGGCTGCTGCTCCGGTGGCGGTTGCCGCTGCTGGCGGCGCTGCCGCTGCTGCCGCTCCGGCCGAGGAAAAGACGGAATTCGACGTCGTCCTCACCGACGCTGGCGCTCAGAAGATCAACGTCATCAAGGAAGTCCGCGCCATCACCGGTCTTGGCCTCAAGGAAGCCAAGGACCTGGTCGAAGCGGCTCCGAAGCCGGTCAAGGAAGGCGTTTCCAAGGCCGACGCTGACAAGTTCAAGGCCCAGCTGGAAGCAGCCGGCGCCAAGGTCGACCTGAAGTAA